In Polaribacter sp. Hel_I_88, the following proteins share a genomic window:
- a CDS encoding mechanosensitive ion channel domain-containing protein has protein sequence MLEYLNHFKIIESLIIIIIVIFLKVMITNSLRKIRIKFGFQKTRVIIINRVITFILYASAIVIIAFIWGVDEKQLLVYISSFLTILGIAFFAQWSILSNITAGLILYINYPVKIGDSITVLEKDNNVTGEIKDIGAFFITLKTKENELITMPNAMILQKNIRYFTE, from the coding sequence ATGTTAGAATATTTAAATCATTTTAAAATTATAGAATCTCTAATAATCATTATTATTGTTATTTTTTTAAAAGTGATGATTACAAATTCTTTGAGAAAAATCCGTATTAAATTCGGATTTCAAAAAACAAGAGTAATCATTATTAATAGGGTGATTACTTTTATTTTATATGCTTCTGCCATTGTTATTATTGCTTTTATTTGGGGTGTAGATGAAAAGCAATTATTGGTATATATATCATCGTTTTTAACCATTTTAGGAATTGCGTTTTTTGCACAATGGTCTATTTTATCAAACATTACAGCAGGTTTAATTTTATATATTAATTATCCTGTAAAAATTGGGGATAGCATTACTGTTTTAGAAAAAGACAATAACGTTACTGGAGAAATAAAAGATATTGGCGCTTTTTTCATCACACTTAAAACCAAAGAAAACGAGTTAATTACCATGCCAAATGCCATGATCCTTCAAAAAAACATTCGTTATTTTACTGAATAA
- a CDS encoding acyl-CoA thioesterase, with protein sequence MDAKTAKESLTVLTDLVLPGDTNYLDNLFGGELLARMDRACSIAARRHSARIVVTASVNHVAFNKSVPVGSVVTLEAKVSRAFKSSMEIYVDVWIEDRQSGLKTKVNEGIYTFVAVDETGKPVQIPQITPETDLEKERFEGALRRKQLSLVLAGKLKPNDATELKALFKS encoded by the coding sequence ATGGATGCAAAAACAGCCAAAGAATCTTTAACTGTACTGACGGATTTAGTTTTACCTGGAGATACTAATTATTTAGACAACCTTTTTGGTGGCGAATTATTGGCAAGAATGGATAGAGCTTGCAGTATTGCTGCAAGAAGACATTCTGCCAGAATTGTGGTTACTGCTTCTGTAAATCATGTTGCTTTTAACAAATCTGTGCCAGTTGGGAGTGTGGTTACTTTAGAAGCCAAAGTTTCTAGAGCGTTTAAATCTTCTATGGAAATTTATGTGGATGTTTGGATTGAAGACAGACAATCTGGTTTAAAAACCAAAGTAAATGAAGGTATTTATACCTTTGTTGCTGTAGATGAAACTGGAAAACCTGTTCAAATTCCGCAAATAACACCTGAAACTGATTTAGAAAAAGAACGTTTTGAAGGTGCTTTAAGACGTAAACAACTAAGTTTAGTTTTGGCAGGTAAATTAAAACCAAATGATGCCACAGAATTAAAAGCACTTTTTAAATCTTAA
- a CDS encoding mechanosensitive ion channel family protein: protein MKKILFIFLFISASFMVAKESNTAFQEPEIPIQQPIDTVKIDATKIIEPVKNETENKVKTADKATKDKIVENLKPPAIWELFSFWKIFWALIFIIVGYLIIRFTISLLEKYAEKFTNQRITIKGIIPIVKIFGWITIMVLIIVGIFQPPQSTVLAVSASLGIAVGFASQDIIKNIFGGVIILLDRPFMVGDKIEVGSHYGEVVEIGLRSIRIVTADDSLVSIPNGELMNQSVSNSNTGEANCQVVAEIYLPITVDTKRVRQLANESAQVSKYIYLNKPIYVLFFNEVKEGRSYLKMRLKAYVVDIRYEFAFKSDMTEIVMKELLAQKIIDPKDLR, encoded by the coding sequence ATGGTTGCAAAAGAAAGTAACACAGCGTTTCAAGAACCTGAAATACCAATTCAGCAACCTATAGATACTGTAAAAATAGATGCTACAAAAATTATAGAACCTGTAAAAAACGAAACTGAAAATAAAGTAAAAACAGCTGATAAAGCCACAAAAGATAAAATAGTAGAAAACTTAAAACCACCAGCAATTTGGGAATTGTTTTCTTTTTGGAAAATATTTTGGGCTTTAATTTTTATAATTGTAGGATATTTAATAATTCGTTTTACAATTTCATTGCTAGAAAAATATGCGGAAAAATTTACAAATCAACGAATTACCATCAAAGGAATTATTCCTATTGTAAAGATTTTTGGGTGGATAACGATTATGGTTTTAATCATTGTTGGTATTTTTCAGCCACCACAATCAACAGTTCTAGCAGTTTCTGCATCTTTAGGAATTGCAGTTGGTTTTGCATCACAAGATATTATTAAAAACATTTTTGGTGGCGTTATTATTTTATTAGACAGGCCTTTTATGGTAGGTGACAAAATAGAAGTTGGCAGTCATTATGGAGAAGTGGTAGAAATTGGTTTGCGTTCTATAAGAATTGTAACTGCAGACGATTCTTTGGTTAGTATTCCAAATGGTGAATTGATGAATCAATCTGTTTCTAACTCAAATACGGGTGAAGCCAATTGCCAAGTGGTTGCCGAAATTTATCTGCCAATTACTGTTGATACAAAACGTGTGCGTCAATTAGCTAATGAATCTGCACAGGTTTCTAAATATATCTACTTAAACAAACCCATTTACGTACTATTTTTTAATGAAGTAAAAGAAGGGCGTTCTTATTTAAAAATGCGTTTAAAGGCGTATGTTGTAGATATTCGTTACGAATTTGCTTTTAAAAGTGATATGACAGAGATTGTGATGAAAGAATTGTTAGCGCAAAAAATTATTGACCCTAAAGATTTAAGATAA